The sequence below is a genomic window from Deltaproteobacteria bacterium HGW-Deltaproteobacteria-6.
TTGCAAATAATCCGTATAACGTCTCCTTCATGTGTGGTCATGCTGACCATTGTCATATCGACCGGAGGCGACAGCCCGGCGTATGCCGGGGAGATATCTTTAAGATCCCTCACTGTGTTTCGGGACAAGGATTTCTCGCTGTGTTCGGAATAACATCATTGTAAAGCAGCTATTGACACACTACACAAGCAGACGAAACGGTTCAGTCGTGATGCTGATGGCCCCGTTCCTTCCGGACAAAAAGAGCACAGTCCATTTCGGAATTGCTATAGACATCAACCGACGGCATGCGGGCGGATTTGAAACCCATCGCGCGGCACCCGTAGGGATACTTTCTCTCATAGGTAATATAGAAATGTTCACAGAAGAAACAATTGATGAGGGTGCCTTCTTTTTTGTCGTCGGCCATTGAACAACTCCGATAGAACAAGGTATCTAGGCTGAAGGTCTATTTTGTCAGCCTTCGGCATTTTTAATCTTTCTGGATGACGGCGCGTTTCACGCCTTTCATCTTA
It includes:
- a CDS encoding uracil-DNA glycosylase, with the protein product MADDKKEGTLINCFFCEHFYITYERKYPYGCRAMGFKSARMPSVDVYSNSEMDCALFVRKERGHQHHD